From one Cupriavidus sp. P-10 genomic stretch:
- a CDS encoding DUF3348 domain-containing protein produces the protein MSQEPRRTGFSGPTLVRLLARLTDADAPPPATSLSGQLSQWLGWPDAIALSAALKGAPAAVPANPRASGATAEEQECARVRGALADAIAGDNALAARRRGPGRPSALAEAVDAQVDYAIYRHRYVSQQQAMETAIGALRGRLRAALSTRAPDMARLAMVDAVMERVLGAREQSVLGSVPTLLEGHFQRLRQAEAAALSEAHAAAGQVAVAAVAPGAWLAVFRKDMQSVLLAELEIRFQPVEGLLAALRGS, from the coding sequence ATGTCCCAAGAGCCCCGGCGCACAGGTTTCAGCGGTCCGACGCTAGTCCGGCTGCTGGCGCGCCTGACCGACGCCGACGCCCCACCTCCTGCAACGTCACTTTCGGGCCAGCTGAGCCAATGGCTGGGCTGGCCGGACGCGATCGCCCTGTCGGCCGCCCTGAAAGGTGCGCCGGCTGCGGTGCCGGCCAACCCGCGTGCCTCCGGCGCCACTGCGGAGGAGCAGGAATGCGCGCGCGTGCGCGGCGCGCTGGCCGATGCCATCGCCGGGGACAACGCCCTCGCCGCGCGCCGGCGCGGGCCGGGGCGGCCATCGGCGCTTGCCGAGGCCGTGGATGCGCAGGTGGACTACGCCATCTACCGCCACCGCTACGTGTCGCAGCAGCAGGCCATGGAGACCGCGATCGGCGCCTTGCGCGGGCGGCTGCGGGCGGCGTTGTCGACGCGTGCGCCGGACATGGCCCGGCTGGCGATGGTCGATGCCGTGATGGAGCGCGTGCTGGGCGCGCGCGAGCAAAGCGTGCTCGGCAGCGTGCCGACCCTGCTGGAAGGGCATTTCCAGCGTTTGCGCCAGGCGGAAGCCGCGGCGCTGTCCGAGGCGCATGCCGCCGCCGGGCAGGTTGCCGTGGCAGCGGTCGCGCCCGGCGCGTGGCTGGCCGTGTTTCGCAAGGATATGCAAAGCGTATTGCTGGCCGAGCTGGAAATACGCTTCCAACCCGTCGAAGGATTGCTCGCCGCCCTGCGCGGCAGCTGA
- a CDS encoding 6,7-dimethyl-8-ribityllumazine synthase, producing MNQPVSAFQRATAPAAGFSLPEGKRIAYIHAQWHADIVHRARDAFVAEMAKLGVTADVIDIFDVPGAFEIPLHAQRLARSGKYAAIVASGFVVDGGIYRHEFVADAVISGLMRVQLDTEVPVFSAVLTPKSFHEHDEHHRFFAEHFVTKGREAAQACVRTVASLQKLAA from the coding sequence ATGAATCAGCCTGTCTCAGCTTTCCAGCGTGCCACCGCACCCGCGGCCGGCTTTTCCCTCCCCGAAGGCAAGCGTATTGCCTATATCCATGCCCAATGGCATGCCGATATCGTCCATCGCGCGCGCGACGCGTTCGTGGCCGAAATGGCAAAGCTCGGCGTCACCGCGGATGTCATCGACATCTTCGATGTCCCCGGGGCTTTCGAAATCCCCCTGCATGCGCAACGGCTCGCCAGATCCGGCAAATACGCCGCCATCGTCGCCAGCGGCTTTGTCGTCGACGGCGGCATCTACCGCCATGAATTTGTCGCCGATGCCGTCATCAGCGGCCTGATGCGGGTCCAGCTCGACACCGAGGTCCCTGTGTTCTCCGCCGTGCTGACTCCGAAGAGCTTCCACGAGCACGACGAGCACCATCGCTTCTTCGCCGAGCACTTCGTGACCAAGGGCCGCGAGGCGGCGCAGGCCTGCGTCCGCACGGTCGCGTCGCTGCAGAAGCTCGCGGCCTGA
- a CDS encoding GAF domain-containing protein: MSQASHQASHFVPQAGAPLEDAGSLIAQVNLLCDALRQAREPAAALDAIGAATLRTLGPGLLTINAWHVETARIERLWSSDTAAYPVGGHKTKGDSPWRRQLLERGEVFVGEGDDALAAVFDDVQVIRTLGCTAVVNVPLGYQGAVIGTFNYLADRAIWSAAEVATLRLLAALSVAPVQALTAART; the protein is encoded by the coding sequence GTGAGCCAGGCATCGCACCAGGCATCTCATTTCGTCCCGCAAGCCGGCGCACCGCTGGAAGACGCCGGCTCGCTGATCGCGCAGGTCAACCTGCTGTGCGATGCGCTGCGGCAGGCGCGCGAACCAGCCGCGGCGCTCGATGCGATCGGCGCGGCCACGCTGCGCACGCTCGGCCCCGGGTTGTTGACGATCAATGCCTGGCATGTGGAGACTGCGCGGATCGAACGTCTGTGGTCTTCCGACACCGCCGCCTATCCGGTCGGCGGGCACAAGACCAAGGGCGACAGCCCGTGGCGCCGGCAATTGCTGGAACGCGGCGAAGTCTTTGTCGGCGAAGGCGATGACGCGCTGGCGGCGGTGTTCGACGACGTGCAGGTAATCCGCACCCTCGGCTGCACGGCGGTGGTCAATGTGCCGCTGGGCTACCAGGGCGCGGTGATCGGCACCTTCAACTACCTGGCCGATCGCGCGATCTGGTCGGCGGCAGAGGTGGCAACGCTCAGGCTGCTGGCGGCGCTGTCGGTGGCGCCGGTGCAGGCGCTGACCGCTGCGCGCACCTGA
- a CDS encoding Bug family tripartite tricarboxylate transporter substrate binding protein: MRAVLKTLLGGVAALAMCLAAPAGASETWPQKPITLIVPWAAGGSTDILARVLSEHLTRSLGQPVIVDNKPGASGNIGSAMVARAKPDGYTLLVGSMSTHAMNPALMSNMPFRGVDDFTPLGLLAYVTNTMVVHPSVPAQNVRELVAYAKANPGKLAYASAGPGSTNHLSAVLFEKMAGIQMLHVPYKGGAPAVVDTVAGQTQLLFSAGTQTLPHVKAGKLRLLAVTESKRSPLLPSVPTVAETLPGYELAVWYGAFGPKGMPAELTARLNREINTVMAMPEVKAKMNAIGVETATSTPQQFGTIMRRDADRYGKLIRELGIQGE; the protein is encoded by the coding sequence ATGCGCGCAGTACTGAAAACCCTGCTGGGCGGCGTGGCCGCGCTGGCGATGTGCCTGGCGGCCCCGGCCGGCGCCAGCGAAACCTGGCCGCAGAAGCCGATCACGCTGATCGTGCCGTGGGCCGCCGGCGGCTCGACCGATATCCTCGCGCGCGTGCTGTCCGAGCACCTGACGCGCTCGCTCGGCCAGCCGGTGATCGTCGACAACAAGCCGGGCGCTTCCGGCAACATCGGCTCCGCCATGGTGGCCCGCGCCAAGCCCGACGGCTACACGCTGCTGGTGGGCTCGATGAGCACCCACGCCATGAACCCGGCGCTGATGTCCAATATGCCGTTCCGCGGCGTGGATGACTTCACGCCGCTGGGCCTGCTGGCGTACGTGACCAACACCATGGTGGTACACCCGTCGGTGCCGGCGCAGAACGTCAGGGAACTGGTGGCCTACGCCAAGGCCAACCCGGGCAAGCTGGCCTACGCCAGCGCGGGTCCCGGCTCCACCAACCACCTCAGCGCGGTGCTGTTCGAGAAGATGGCCGGCATTCAGATGCTGCACGTGCCGTACAAGGGCGGCGCGCCGGCGGTGGTCGATACCGTGGCCGGGCAGACCCAGCTGCTGTTCTCGGCGGGCACGCAGACGCTGCCGCACGTCAAGGCGGGCAAGCTGCGCCTGCTGGCCGTGACCGAGAGCAAGCGCTCACCGCTGCTGCCCAGCGTGCCGACCGTTGCCGAGACCCTGCCCGGCTACGAGCTGGCGGTCTGGTACGGCGCCTTCGGGCCCAAGGGCATGCCCGCCGAGCTGACGGCGCGGCTGAACCGCGAGATCAACACCGTGATGGCGATGCCTGAAGTCAAGGCCAAGATGAACGCCATCGGCGTTGAAACCGCGACCTCCACGCCGCAACAGTTCGGCACCATCATGCGCCGCGATGCCGACCGCTACGGCAAGCTGATCCGCGAACTCGGCATCCAGGGGGAATGA
- a CDS encoding gamma-glutamyltransferase family protein, whose amino-acid sequence MFTTRPEIVGTFGVAASTHWLATQTAMGVLERGGNAFDAAAAAGFVLQVVEPHLNGPGGEVPIIFWSERERRMRTLCGQGPAPALADPAALRAQGLELMPGIGLVPATVPGAFGAWLTMLRDHGTWSLADVLAPAIGYARDGFPLVPRISRAILAVQALFRDEWHSSAATWLPDGKVPRPGSLHTLPVLADTYTRIVEDAQRRSDSRTGQIDAALNCWYRGFVAEEIDAYCRNTPVRDTTGDKHTGLLRYDDMAGWTPEEEDPVTLDFGRHTVAKCGIWSQGPVFLQQLGMLRHAGLAQHAPDSPEFVHRIAEATKLAMADRLAWYGDPRFAHSPLAALLDDGYLAARAQRIGERAALAIDPGTLNGMAPRLPDLGAAERTLRRADVRFGVGEPTFAELPPVAEWAERELFVGDTCHIDVIDRHGNMVAATPSGGWLSSSPTIPTLGFALNTRLQMTWLEPGLPNTLAPGKRPCTTLSPSLALRDGEPYMVFGTPGGDQQDQWSLAFFLRHAVHGMNLQEAIDAPAWHIDHFPGSFWPRQTVLNRISVESRFPAATLAALRERGHEVRVGEAWSEGRMSACSRERDGRGRLVLRAGANPRGMQGYAVGR is encoded by the coding sequence ATGTTCACTACCCGCCCCGAAATCGTCGGCACCTTTGGCGTTGCCGCCTCCACCCACTGGCTGGCCACGCAGACCGCCATGGGCGTGCTGGAACGCGGCGGCAATGCCTTCGACGCCGCCGCGGCGGCCGGCTTTGTGCTGCAGGTGGTCGAGCCGCACCTGAACGGCCCCGGGGGCGAAGTCCCGATCATTTTCTGGAGCGAGCGCGAGCGCCGCATGCGCACCCTGTGCGGCCAGGGCCCGGCGCCGGCGCTTGCCGATCCCGCCGCGCTGCGCGCGCAGGGCCTGGAGCTGATGCCGGGCATCGGCCTGGTCCCGGCCACCGTCCCCGGCGCCTTCGGCGCATGGCTGACGATGCTGCGTGATCACGGCACGTGGTCGCTGGCCGACGTGCTGGCGCCCGCCATCGGCTACGCGCGCGACGGCTTCCCGCTGGTGCCGCGGATCTCGCGCGCGATCCTGGCGGTGCAGGCGCTGTTCCGCGACGAATGGCACAGCTCGGCGGCCACCTGGCTGCCGGACGGCAAGGTGCCGCGCCCGGGCAGCCTGCACACGTTGCCGGTGCTGGCCGATACCTACACCCGCATCGTCGAAGATGCCCAGCGCCGCAGCGACAGCCGCACCGGCCAGATCGACGCCGCGCTGAATTGCTGGTACCGCGGCTTCGTCGCCGAAGAAATCGACGCGTACTGCCGCAACACGCCGGTGCGCGACACCACCGGCGACAAGCACACCGGCCTGCTGCGCTATGACGACATGGCCGGCTGGACACCCGAGGAAGAGGATCCTGTCACGCTCGACTTCGGCCGCCACACCGTGGCCAAGTGCGGCATCTGGAGCCAGGGTCCGGTGTTCCTGCAGCAGCTCGGCATGCTGCGCCACGCCGGGCTGGCGCAGCATGCGCCCGATTCCCCCGAATTCGTGCACCGCATTGCCGAGGCCACCAAGCTGGCCATGGCCGACCGCCTGGCGTGGTACGGCGATCCCCGCTTCGCGCACAGCCCGCTCGCCGCGCTGCTCGACGACGGCTACCTGGCCGCGCGCGCGCAGCGCATCGGCGAACGCGCGGCGCTGGCTATCGATCCCGGCACGCTCAACGGCATGGCGCCGCGCCTGCCCGACCTGGGCGCGGCCGAACGCACGCTGCGGCGCGCCGACGTGCGCTTCGGCGTGGGCGAGCCGACCTTCGCCGAGCTGCCGCCGGTGGCCGAATGGGCCGAACGCGAGCTGTTCGTCGGCGACACCTGCCATATCGACGTGATCGACCGCCACGGCAATATGGTCGCCGCCACGCCGTCGGGCGGCTGGCTGTCCTCCAGCCCGACCATCCCGACGCTGGGCTTCGCGCTCAATACCCGCCTGCAGATGACCTGGCTGGAGCCGGGCCTGCCCAACACGCTGGCCCCCGGCAAGCGCCCCTGCACCACGCTGTCGCCGTCGCTGGCGCTGCGCGACGGCGAGCCCTACATGGTGTTCGGCACCCCGGGCGGCGACCAGCAGGACCAGTGGTCGCTGGCATTCTTCCTGCGCCATGCGGTCCATGGCATGAACCTGCAGGAAGCGATCGACGCGCCGGCCTGGCATATCGACCATTTCCCGGGCTCGTTCTGGCCGCGCCAGACCGTGCTCAACCGCATCAGCGTGGAATCGCGCTTCCCGGCGGCAACGCTGGCGGCGCTGCGCGAACGCGGGCATGAGGTGCGCGTGGGCGAGGCCTGGTCCGAAGGCCGCATGTCGGCATGCTCGCGCGAACGCGACGGGCGCGGGCGGCTGGTGCTGCGCGCCGGCGCCAATCCGCGCGGCATGCAGGGCTACGCAGTGGGTCGCTGA
- a CDS encoding LysR family transcriptional regulator, translated as MSLAAPDKLVHNLVSRLRLRHLPLLLALERQRSVSRVAAELNLSQPAVTKTLREIEDIFMVPLFTRTRRGLEPTPTGRAVLAHARLTLADTDALGRELAAIGAGMSGRLRIGVIPFISRTVLDAACSFGLTQSPRVSVLVREGTTDELVAALREHELDCVVARTFYAPGADIAQQPLYREEPALVVPAGAASRLGRGPLDWRRLAERDWILPPPNTPIRRTINTIFAVAGVAQPVPIVETYSIKTMATLLRNHAAATTIVPRAVAGELVEGGGAAVLPHALSWDLPPVGVMWRRQALEDDVVVSLVATLGSLKWAEG; from the coding sequence GTGTCCCTCGCCGCCCCCGACAAGCTGGTCCACAACCTCGTCTCGCGCCTGCGCCTCAGGCACCTGCCGCTGCTGCTGGCGCTGGAACGCCAGCGCTCGGTGTCGCGCGTGGCCGCGGAGCTGAACCTGTCGCAGCCCGCGGTCACCAAGACCCTGCGCGAGATCGAGGACATCTTCATGGTGCCGCTGTTCACCCGCACCCGGCGCGGCCTGGAGCCCACGCCCACGGGCCGCGCGGTGCTGGCGCATGCGCGGCTGACGCTGGCGGATACCGATGCGCTGGGTCGGGAGCTGGCGGCAATCGGTGCCGGCATGTCGGGGCGGCTGCGCATCGGCGTGATTCCGTTTATCAGCCGTACCGTCCTCGATGCCGCCTGCAGCTTTGGCCTGACCCAGTCGCCGCGGGTCTCGGTGCTGGTGCGCGAGGGCACCACCGACGAGCTGGTGGCGGCGCTGCGCGAGCACGAGCTGGATTGCGTGGTGGCGCGCACCTTCTACGCGCCCGGCGCGGACATCGCCCAGCAGCCGCTGTATCGCGAGGAGCCGGCGCTGGTGGTGCCCGCCGGTGCCGCCAGCCGGCTCGGGCGCGGGCCGCTCGACTGGCGCCGGCTGGCCGAACGCGACTGGATCCTGCCGCCGCCGAACACGCCGATCCGGCGCACCATCAACACCATCTTCGCGGTGGCCGGCGTGGCGCAGCCGGTGCCGATCGTCGAGACCTACTCGATCAAGACCATGGCCACGCTGCTGCGCAACCACGCGGCGGCCACCACCATCGTGCCGCGCGCGGTGGCCGGGGAGCTGGTCGAGGGCGGGGGCGCGGCGGTCTTGCCGCATGCGCTGAGCTGGGACTTGCCGCCGGTGGGGGTGATGTGGCGGCGGCAGGCGCTGGAGGATGATGTGGTGGTGTCGCTGGTGGCGACGTTGGGCAGCCTGAAATGGGCGGAAGGGTGA
- a CDS encoding glutathione S-transferase: MRLIGMLDSPYVRRVAITLRLLGLPFTHESISVFRTFDQFRAINPVVKAPSLVCDNGVVLMDSTLIIDYAEALSGRSLMPASLDERQRALRTIGLALAASEKAVQHVYEHNLRPAEKVHQPWVERVDGQRASAFALLEDEIARMPVPADEAAVTQATLTAGVVWTFTQALLPGHVDRAAHPALAALAAQLESFPAFSALPHA; encoded by the coding sequence ATGCGACTCATCGGCATGCTCGATTCCCCCTACGTGCGCCGTGTCGCCATCACGCTGCGCCTGCTGGGTTTGCCGTTCACCCACGAATCCATTTCCGTGTTCCGCACCTTCGACCAGTTCCGCGCCATCAACCCGGTGGTCAAGGCGCCGTCGCTGGTGTGCGACAACGGCGTGGTGCTGATGGACTCGACCCTGATCATCGACTACGCCGAAGCGCTGTCCGGCCGCAGCCTGATGCCTGCGTCGCTGGACGAGCGCCAGCGCGCGCTGCGCACCATCGGCCTGGCGCTGGCTGCCAGCGAGAAGGCAGTGCAGCACGTGTACGAGCACAACCTGCGGCCGGCGGAGAAGGTGCACCAGCCGTGGGTCGAGCGCGTCGACGGCCAGCGTGCCAGCGCCTTTGCGCTGCTGGAAGACGAAATCGCCCGCATGCCTGTGCCGGCCGACGAGGCGGCCGTGACCCAAGCCACGCTGACCGCGGGCGTGGTGTGGACCTTCACCCAGGCGCTGCTGCCCGGCCACGTCGACCGGGCGGCGCACCCGGCGCTGGCGGCGCTTGCGGCGCAGCTCGAAAGCTTTCCTGCTTTTAGCGCGCTGCCCCACGCATGA